The proteins below are encoded in one region of Oryzias melastigma strain HK-1 linkage group LG9, ASM292280v2, whole genome shotgun sequence:
- the LOC112140953 gene encoding nuclear factor 7, ovary-like — translation MAETTALLEYLNCHICSETFTDPVTLSCNHNFCGSCLQKFWEQTQNKNCPICKRKSFEEFPAVNFSLKELADSFAGRQKSESSETKTGEQKIMEVCRKHSGDSSLFCTDERKIFCAVCEFSLHQSHRVVPVEEAVRELKEELKSDLKSLQDKKMKYKEVEETYNQMIQHSKKQLLSTETQIRAEFNKLHQFLKEEEESRLAALREEEEQKRKTVSREMKRIQEQMSSLSEIISAVEAELQKDKEAFLSSSKDTQSRARAQSSLSDPQLLSGALIDVAKHVGNLSFRVWEKMKEKVHFSPVLLDPNTANGWLYLSDDLTSVRRGETPQQLPDNPERNMKYASVFGSEGFRSGKHSWEVEVGDHPKWIIGVAKESVNRKGERSVSPEDGCWCLSHCNGKYINTLCRFLTVTKGLQKIRVQLDYDRGEVSFYNPEDMTHIYTHKDTFTEKLLPVFSVGESANAKTFKLQICTTD, via the coding sequence ATGGCTGAGACAACTGCTCTTCTGGAATACCTGAACTGTCACATTTGTTCAGAGACTTTCACTGATCCTGTAACTCTGAGCTGCAACCACAACTTCTGTGGGAGCTGTCTGCAGAAGTTCTGGGAACAAACTCAGAACAAAAACTGTCccatctgtaaaagaaaatcgTTTGAAGAGTTTCCTGCTGTGAACTTCAGCCTGAAGGAACTTGCTGACTCGTTTGCTGGAAGACAGAAATCTGAATcatcagagacaaaaacaggagaGCAGAAGATCATGGAGGTCTGCAGGAAACATTCAGGAGATTCCAGTCTGTTCTGTACTGACGAGcgaaaaatattttgtgctgTTTGTGAGTTCTCTCTGCACCAGAGTCACAGAGTAGTTCCTGTAGAAGAAGCAGTCAgagagctgaaggaggagctgaaatCTGACTTAAAGTCTCTGcaggacaagaagatgaaataCAAAGAAGTGGAGGAAACATACAATCAGATGATTCAACACTCCaagaagcagctgctgtccacagagacacagatcagagcagagttcaacaagctccaccagttcctgaaggaggaagaggagtccaGACTGGCAGCtctgagggaggaagaggagcagaagagGAAGACTGTGAGCAGAGAGATGAAGAGGATCCAGGAGCAGATGTCCTCTCTGTCAGAAATTATCAGTGCTGttgaagcagagctgcagaaagacAAGGAGGCGTTCCTCAGCAGTTCTAAAGACACTCAGAGCAGAGCCAGGGCCCAGAGCTCGCTGTCAGACCCACAGCTGCTCTCAGGAGCTCTGATAGATGTGGCCAAACATGTGGGCAACCTGTCCTTCAGAGTCTgggagaagatgaaggagaaggTCCACTTCAGCCCCGTCCTCCTCGACCCAAACACTGCAAATGGATGGCTTTATCTGTCTGATGATCTGACTAGTGTGAGACGAGGAGAAACTCCTCAGCAGCTTCCTGACAATCCAGAGAGAAACATGAAATATGCTTCTGTTTTTGGTTCTGAGGGTTTCAGATCAGGGAAACACAGctgggaggtggaggtgggagaTCATCCTAAATGGATCATTGGTGTGGCTAAAGAGTCTGTTAACAGGAAGGGAGAGAGGTCTGTTTCACCAGAAGATGGATGCTGGTGTTTATCACACTGTAATGGAAAATATATTAACACTTTATGTCGGTTTCTCACTGTGACCAAGGGTCTCCAGAAGATCAGAGTCCAGCTGGACTATGACAGAGGGGAGGTGTCCTTCTACAACCCTGAAGACATGACTCACATCTACACTCACAAAGACACTTTCACTGAGAAACTTTTACCAGTTTTCAGTGTTGGAGAATCTGCGaatgcaaaaacttttaaacttcaaaTCTGTACGACTGATTGA